The Lycium ferocissimum isolate CSIRO_LF1 chromosome 1, AGI_CSIRO_Lferr_CH_V1, whole genome shotgun sequence genome includes a region encoding these proteins:
- the LOC132035903 gene encoding uncharacterized protein LOC132035903 isoform X1: MAEAATSKAISKITEQAIFLYGVDEQVRALVTELGRMRSFLKDVDSRKQTEQRVKNWAEEIRDLAEDAEGVVEKFSAEVKQRQGEDTAYCFCTMLANVVKEVIVRYKIGWDIGKINKRIKNLTTSLTTYGISHGINGGETSFREVILLSGAIGVERWGGSGGGHWSYRPKGLVKQIVVKHGSFIDSIMFKSIQENGVMESSQTFGGSGGHCMTEINIDCPSEHLTGISGTFGFYGPYLIVKSIKFHTNLSHHGPMGLVNETDTNFSFIMQGGVVVGFHGSSGLFLDAIGLYVVPARISLLSQ, encoded by the exons ATGGCAGAGGCTGCTACATCCAAAGCAATATCAAAAATCACAGAACAAGCAATATTCTTATATGGAGTGGACGAACAAGTAAGAGCACTAGTAACGGAGCTGGGACGGATGCGATCTTTCTTGAAGGATGttgattcaagaaaacaaaCAGAACAGAGAGTCAAAAACTGGGCTGAAGAAATCAGGGACCTTGCAGAAGATGCTGAGGGCGTAGTTGAGAAATTTTCTGCTGAGGTAAAACAGAGACAAGGGGAAGATACTGCTTATTGTTTTTGTACAATGTTAGCAAATGTAGTGAAAGAAGTTATAGTCAGGTACAAAATTGGCTGGGACATAGGGAAAATCAACAAGAGGATCAAGAACCTCACAACTAGTTTGACAACCTATGGTATAAGTCATGGTATAAATGGAGGAGAAACATCTTTTAGAGAAGTGATATTACTAAGTGGAGCTATTGGTGTTGAGAGATGGGGAGGTTCTGGAGGAGGGCATTGGAGTTATAGGCCTAAAGGGTTAGTAAAACAGATAGTTGTCAAGCATGGATCGTTTATAGATTCTATAATGTTTAAGAGCATTCAAGAAAATGGTGTCATGGAGTCTTCTCAAACATTTGGCGGTTCTGGAGGTCATTGCATGACTGAG ATCAATATAGACTGTCCTTCGGAGCATTTGACAGGCATAAGTGGGACATTTGGATTCTATGGTCCCTACCTTATCGTAAAATCCATCAAGTTTCACACTAACCTTAGCCATCATGGCCCTATGGGTTTAGTAAATGAGACTGATACCAACTTCTCATTTATCATGCAAGGTGGGGTGGTTGTTGGATTCCACGGATCTTCAGGGTTATTTCTTGATGCCATTGGTCTGTATGTAGTGCCGGCACGCATCAGTTTACTTTCTCAGTGA
- the LOC132035903 gene encoding putative disease resistance protein At1g50180 isoform X2, translating into MAEAATSKAISKITEQAIFLYGVDEQVRALVTELGRMRSFLKDVDSRKQTEQRVKNWAEEIRDLAEDAEGVVEKFSAEVKQRQGEDTAYCFCTMLANVVKEVIVRYKIGWDIGKINKRIKNLTTSLTTYGISHGINGGETSFREVILLSGAIGVERWGGSGGGHWSYRPKGLVKQIVVKHGSFIDSIMFKSIQENGVMESSQTFGGSGGHCMTEVTLSSFSLCCLLFKSVAGCVLDPSEVVHIFFEDPTRVQHHFKSAARCMLDPSKVAHFWGIRHGSI; encoded by the exons ATGGCAGAGGCTGCTACATCCAAAGCAATATCAAAAATCACAGAACAAGCAATATTCTTATATGGAGTGGACGAACAAGTAAGAGCACTAGTAACGGAGCTGGGACGGATGCGATCTTTCTTGAAGGATGttgattcaagaaaacaaaCAGAACAGAGAGTCAAAAACTGGGCTGAAGAAATCAGGGACCTTGCAGAAGATGCTGAGGGCGTAGTTGAGAAATTTTCTGCTGAGGTAAAACAGAGACAAGGGGAAGATACTGCTTATTGTTTTTGTACAATGTTAGCAAATGTAGTGAAAGAAGTTATAGTCAGGTACAAAATTGGCTGGGACATAGGGAAAATCAACAAGAGGATCAAGAACCTCACAACTAGTTTGACAACCTATGGTATAAGTCATGGTATAAATGGAGGAGAAACATCTTTTAGAGAAGTGATATTACTAAGTGGAGCTATTGGTGTTGAGAGATGGGGAGGTTCTGGAGGAGGGCATTGGAGTTATAGGCCTAAAGGGTTAGTAAAACAGATAGTTGTCAAGCATGGATCGTTTATAGATTCTATAATGTTTAAGAGCATTCAAGAAAATGGTGTCATGGAGTCTTCTCAAACATTTGGCGGTTCTGGAGGTCATTGCATGACTGAGGTGACATTGTCTTCTTTTAGTCTATGTTGCTTACTCTTTAAAAGTGTTGCTGGGTGCGTGTTGGATCCTTCAGAAGTTGTGCATATATTTTttgaggatccgacacgggtgcaACATCATTTCAAAAGTGCCGCTAGGTGCATGTtggatccttcaaaagtagCACATTTTTGGGGGATCCGACACGG ATCAATATAG
- the LOC132061419 gene encoding uncharacterized protein LOC132061419 → MNNQNNEQEINRKRKNNISNNFHTHHENLRVEEEDDDINDLLTLRLSYRPTTRPRKQSPEKIESDLPVGPPSLPPPPLPISPSSTLYLPPVTVLASTVPIEAVPIQPMRKRRNPSKATNKEGKNEIPPPFPWATNRRATVHTLDYLLSKQLFKISGEVQCKRCERKYQMDFDLKEKFLEIGTYIAENKSTMHDRAPDIWMNPLLPTCQFCNQENSVKPIVSNEKNNINWLFLLLGRMLGCCTLDDLKFFCEHTKNHRTGAKDRVLYLTYLTLCKQLDPTGPFDR, encoded by the coding sequence ATGAACAATCAAAATAATGAGCAAGAAATCAATAGAAAGAGGAAGAATAATATCTCGAATaattttcatactcatcatgAAAACCTacgagttgaagaagaagacgacGACATTAATGATTTGTTGACACTTAGATTGTCCTATCGTCCTACTACTAGACCTCGAAAACAATCTCCTGAAAAAATCGAATCAGATCTGCCAGTGGGGCCGCCATCATTGCCTCCTCCTCCTCTACCTATATCACCATCGAGCACTTTGTATCTCCCACCAGTCACAGTTTTAGCATCAACAGTGCCAATAGAAGCCGTTCCAATTCAACCAATGCGCAAAAGACGTAACCCTTCAAAGGCTACAAATAAAGAGGGGAAGAACGAAATTCCTCCCCCCTTTCCATGGGCTACAAACCGTCGAGCCACGGTCCACACGTTAGATTACTTGTTGTCCAAgcaacttttcaaaataagcggAGAGGTGCAATGCAAGAGGTGTGAGAGGAAATACCAAATGGACTTCGATTTGAAAGAAAAGTTTCTAGAAATTGGAACTTACATAGCGGAAAATAAATCCACTATGCATGACCGTGCCCCGGATATTTGGATGAACCCTTTGCTTCCAACTTGTCAATTTTGTAATCAAGAAAATAGTGTGAAACCGATTGTTTCGAACGAGAAGAATAACATAAATTGGTTGTTTTTGTTACTTGGTCGGATGCTTGGATGTTGTACTCTTGATGATCTTAAGTTTTTCTGTGAACATACTAAGAATCATCGTACGGGTGCAAAGGATCGTGTTCTTTATTTGACATACTTGACGTTGTGCAAACAACTTGATCCTACTGGTCCTTTTGATCGTTGA